A region from the Metopolophium dirhodum isolate CAU chromosome 9, ASM1992520v1, whole genome shotgun sequence genome encodes:
- the LOC132952475 gene encoding uncharacterized protein LOC132952475 — MLFCQVNPYFPLNLSYSNQETIMQLLESVPDCDPMFCPNFCGRSYKGKYRKHNLKRHMMLSCGVNAQFECTFCQKRFRSNQILKVHLAYVHDILPNSINLWKNIECFVQMVVADHISGKTANTISTSI; from the exons ATGCTCTTTTGTCAAGTGAACCCGTATTTTCCACTCAACTTAAGTTACTCAa ATCAAGAAACCATAATGCAGTTACTGGAAAGCGTCCCTGACTGTGATCCAATGTTTTGTCCAAATTTTTGTGGTCGTTCTTATAAAGGAAAATACCGCAAACACAATCTCAAACGTCATATGATGTTATCTTGTGGAGTGAATGCACAATTTGAATGCACATTTTGCCAAAAACGATTTAGgtcaaatcaaatattaaaggtTCATTTAGCCTACGTTCATGACATACTTCCAAATTC AATCAATCTTTGGAAAAATATCGAATGTTTTGTCCAAATGGTTGTGGCCGATCATATATCGGGAAAAACAGCAAATACAATCTCAACAAGCATTTGA